The DNA window GGAATTTTGGAGCAAAAGTTTGCGAACTCAAAATACTTGTTTTTCAATTGGGCTCAATAGTAGGTTGTGCATAATTATCAAATCCGGTCTGACGGTTCAATCGATCTACCTAATTAGCCAAATTGAGCTGGTCTGAATTAGTAATTATATTGGTCAACAAAAGAACTAGCTGATTACTCATTCACGTCCTTGGTTTAGTCGATAAGATCTAAAAAATCGATCGGTTCAACCATCTATACATTGATCGCATTactttaaaatatatatatatcattttatttttaaattaaataagAAACAGATCAACTATTGCACCCATGATTGAATCGCTGAATCATTGAACGGATTGCCTCATTGGGTTCGTCTCCGGTTTAATTACTATGAGATTGTGATTGAAGCCAGGAAATCGTTTGCAGAAGATGGATTTCTGTCGAATGTGATTAAAAAAAGGGGGGGAAAGATCTGCCCAAGCTTGGTCAATAAGAGCCCGAATGCTGCATTATCCTAATGCTACCAGGCCCAGATCTAACATTATTCTAGGGGAACTTGGGCCCATGAAAGCCATGAGTCACTTGGCTGTGgtctcttcaattttttttttctttttttttgttgaaggAATGTGATCTCTTCAGTTAAATTACAAAAGTGTTCCTTGTGGAACTAAATTAAACTGAACCCTATTCTCTAAACGTTCCAAAATTGGGAAACTTTTCAATATTTGTAcaatgataaatataattatgCATTTATCAATTAATGGaatacttttttttaattactaTCCCACCCCTCCTTCCTATTCCCGACTCTCACACACAAAATTTGAACCATAAACTTAATAGTGAAAAAGATTCTAAAAATCCTCCTTGATCACTAGATCGAAAATAGATTACATTACACTTGCACAATGTAAACAAGACCTCTCATTGAGCTACTTTGTGGTTCTACTAAAAGTTTGAATTTCAACTGTATACCTAGCCATTCTTCAACAGAAAggaataacaaaaaataaactgcatattttattttattgatggaAGTAATAATTTACTTCAGCGATTATACAGCCCATAAGTAGTTTTAGTGCACCACAAACGGTCTACGTTCCCAGTATTCAGACCTTGAGATGCACATCTAAAAATTCAGTAGAAATTAGTATAATACtgccaaaaaaacaaaaaaaaatgtacgcATATAAAAATGGGCAATCAATCTTCTTTTATAACTTCTTAGTCTTCTTATCATTTTCcaaaagggttattatcactttatcccttttaactatatcactactatcagtttactTCCTAACGTTATCTTTTTGTCACTTCAcccccataagtaattcaactcaacatgttaagaaattggacaaaaatgcccttttattcaATACCATTactatattgttattattactttattcttttaaattatagtgatataatcactttaattcctaacattattttctaggcattttaGTTCATCGTTAATCTAATTAGTATggtaaaaaatttttaaatatattgacccttatatatataattaacaataaaaaagttggaatgattattcttctttttttcaccttaagagatccaaaaaatataaaaataaaaggattttctcatatttcttttttcatacttattaatactaggaaaagaaaaagagataggaaagaaggagacagaAGATTAGGttttgtaaagaaaataataaaaaaaatctaacaTTATTGTATTAATTTAAGGTTGTTGGGATTAGAATTAAAATCTAGCGGTAAACAGTAAAGTaacataattttaaaataataaaagtacttaataataaaagtatttaattctttcttattggtatttaaaaaaaaaagaattgagctctctctccctccccctcccaatctttctatttgttttaatattaataagattgccaaGAGAAAAGAGATTAATACTTTGAccttttttcttgatactaaagaTGAAAAGAGCcactttaaattttttattatttttattatacaaagagGATGGTATTATctctaaagttttttaacttggtaaattggtttaatggtgggataaattgcctaaaaaataactctatggggtaaattgataatgaggcTATAGTTTataggggtaaagtgataataacttTAGGGCTAAACTtgtctttttattttaattaacaaactccgttaAGTTTGAATGTTAGTCTTGGGgataaagtgactaaaaaataACGTTAAGGGGGAAATTAATAGTGACACCAAACATTAAGggagtaaagtgataataacccttttcAAAAAGACATATATAATAGCCGCCTTGGACGTTGATTTGTTTGAAAACCAATTTTTTTGGACCCTTGTGTGGAGTTTATACAAATACAATTTCTTAAAAAGCATATTTAAGTAAAAACGCTCAAAAAACACATTAAAAGGATCTATGGAGAAAAAGGGTATAAAGTTCCGTTTGGCATATCGGAGATGGTGTATTATCCTATACAAAAATACCAAACGATTTCTAAAATTACCCTAAAGGCATCCCATGGAAAGATTTtctaatagaatttttttttgaaaaaaaaacaccctaaaatataccaaaatcacaGAGGTATTTTGTCAAAATTTGACTTCCTCCGGTTTTATTTTTGTAAGCTTGCAGATGTATGCAAATGCTTGTTTGAAATTGCAATGACTTTCAAGGTTTGTTAGGAAGGATTGTCCATTCTATGTGAAGTGTGACGTTGGGGTCTTAAAATTGTGCACACTACTCTAAGATATTGTTATAAATTTCTTTGATCTTGATGAAAATAACTTAATGACCAAAAAGTATGCCTATATCACCACTTTGATTGTCAAAAACGAGTCATCAATTCAAATACAAATCCTTTTCTGGTTTATTACAACATGTTTTGGTGAAAGAGGAATAACACACCTTTCAATAAGCAGGAGTAATCAGTCTTATTGACCCACAGGCCAACTTTAGGAAGAAATTTTATTTCGGTCCGGATCAActatttaataaatttaataaatGGTTTTAAAACAAAGATCCTCACGATCTTATGTGAATTTTATCTAGTGTGAAATCATCTCATTCAATAGGTTTTAGAAACTTTTGCTAATTCTTATATGCTGCCAGTTTGCTTTTGCAGTGCAAAAGATACTTTATATTCAAAAGTCTCAACCTTGATTATTATACCCTTTTTGATCAAACCCCTCTCCATTTAGACTAATGAATTGTATATTGGTGATTAATATGTGTCATTATACAGAAAACTCTGACCTAAACCACGTCACCAATAATCAAGACCATGTTAACTGCTTATGAATTAGGTACCAGAAACTTGGCAAAAATTAACATAAAATTGAGTCTTAAAAGGACTTGCCTGTTCAAAAGTGTTGAGTAATGCTAGAACTGAGCCTCCAACACATGCGTTGTACATCCTATTGGGCGGTGCCACATTCTTGAACATCTTATTGGCAAATTTATGATTGATTTCTCTAGCAATTAGATCAGAAAATTTGAAGGCTAAAGTCGAGCTGCCAAGCTCCAAAATTTCTTTGGTAATACCCTCTGCAAAACCAGGAAACAAAGTCGAGCCACCGGTAAGCATAATGTTCTTAAACAAATAATTCCTGATACCAATGTCACATTTCATGATGCTGTTGATGATCATTTTATGCACACCTACGTTTTCCCCATCTTTAACGAATCTTGCCGAAGAAGGCTGGAAGAGAGCCTCGGGATTTCGAAATCTCTGTGAACGGAAATTCATGAAATGCCCGCAAGGCAACTCATATTCCTCATTAACTGGTGAAGGGATTTTCTTTGCTAACTCCAGTTCTTGCTGGATGTTCAGAGCAACGTAAGCTGCTTTATTCTGCACAAGTTTCATTATCTGTCTGCACAAAAACAAGAATCGTGAGGCGCCTCAGTTATTAGAGCTGTTAAATGATCCAAAAGATCGCGGCCACCAAAACTTGATCGAGAAATTGCACGAAGAAGTGCATTTCCCTCCGAAACTGGTACTGCTACGGTTGAATGCGCACCAGAATCAAGCAAtatactataaaaaaaaaaatcacataacAATTAAGCCAATTAATCATTCACAATAAATGTAATGCCCGCACGCCCGCCGGGTTGGGCCAATACCTTTTTGAGTTGAAACTATGGGTTCAAAATGTTTAACCCAAAATTATTAGTAACCCAACGGATTGAACgtatatttttccttttcttttccaagttttgATGTGGGATAACACACTTTCCCTACATTAAGAATTTTGCGACCTCGCAAAGGCCATTGCGATCCAACTAACCACTTAGTTATGTGCGGATTCTAGAAGTAACTCGTATAGGCTCTAAAAGTGGCCCTGTCCAATTTTGCACTTAGCCCCACACAGCACTTAGTTTCTTGTAGTTTTTGCATAGTCGGAAACACACCACTTGGTCCTAGACTCACCCCATGCGGAAACCAAGTGAAATTCAttctgataccatttgtaatGCCCCGTGCCTATCGGGTTGACCAATACTTTTTTGAGCTAAAACCACAGGTTCAAAATGATTCGTCCAAAGTTATTAGTAATTGAATGTTATATATATTTCCTTTCCTCTTCCGAGTTCTGATGTGAGATATTACACTCTCCCCACGTTTTAGAACTTTGTGACCTTGCAAAATTCATTGCAATCCAACGGACCATTTAGTCGTGTGCAGATTCTCAAGATGGCTCGTATGGGTTCTAGAGATGACTCCCATCCAACGTGGCGCTTAGTCTCGTACAGCACTTAATTCTTTACACTTTCTTGTGTAGTCAAAACCACACCACTTGACGCCGGGCTCACTTCGTGCAGAAAATCATGTAAGgtttgctctgataccaattgtaacaccCTGTGGCCATTGGGTTGGTCCAATACCTTTTTAAACTGAAACCACGGGTTCAAAATAGTTAATCCAAAGTTATTAGTAACCCGATGGATCaaacattttatatttttcctttcctcttTTGAGTTCTGAtgttaaaatttaaaagaacaTTTTTTAACGGCTGCACTCGTTAGTACACTTAAATTACACCTTATTTACCATGTGAATACACATCataatcacaattattatacttTCTAAATGTTGATACTTTCTCAAATTAACTATactttttcagaaaaaaaattaacacttgAGATCCGTCAAGCATCTCTTAGGTACTCGTGATGGACTTGCATTAGCCAAATCAATTTATCAATAGGTCTTATTCAGGACTAACCCAacagaaaaaaatagaaaaggaaTACTATATAAACCTGCCAAAAAGGAAACCTCCGAGACAAATGGAAGTTTGAAAATGAATGAGCAACAACAAAGAGTTTTTATTTTGAGGAACGGGTGAAGTAAATAGGtaatttccttatttccattATGTTTCTGAAAAAATGTTCATTTATACCCAAAAGCTCGAAAATTTGTGCTTCCAATAATCAAAACATCCACCAAGGAAATCAAAACATGTTATTTGTCAATCTGTTTTGGCTTAGTTGATTACACGTTTACGGGTACCAAATATAATGTTTATG is part of the Coffea eugenioides isolate CCC68of chromosome 6, Ceug_1.0, whole genome shotgun sequence genome and encodes:
- the LOC113774272 gene encoding actin-like, whose protein sequence is MKLVQNKAAYVALNIQQELELAKKIPSPVNEEYELPCGHFMNFRSQRFRNPEALFQPSSARFVKDGENVGVHKMIINSIMKCDIGIRNYLFKNIMLTGGSTLFPGFAEGITKEILELGSSTLAFKFSDLIAREINHKFANKMFKNVAPPNRMYNACVGGSVLALLNTFEQASPFKTQFYVNFCQVSGT